The following are encoded in a window of Paenibacillus polymyxa genomic DNA:
- a CDS encoding alpha/beta fold hydrolase — MRRRTRRSYNSYGTRGPRKIWKILLGILIVIVLIAGWGAWKVFTPYQPDETAAAALAEVADAVKVNEQEHWVGFEPVKRSGTGVILYPGALVKPESYAPLARRLAEKGHHVIIAKMPLNLALISPDLANEVLKAYPKEAFVIGGHSLGGVMAARYAAAHPDQVKGVFFLASYPDNKGNLKDKNLPVISLLGSDDGVVQMENVQSGRTYLPANTLYFTVEGGNHAQFGSYGVQKGDNPAKISAAEQWNQTVTALQDWMKESVDVAAKNQ; from the coding sequence ATGAGAAGAAGAACAAGAAGATCATACAATTCATATGGGACACGTGGTCCTCGGAAAATATGGAAAATTCTCTTAGGCATCCTGATTGTCATTGTACTGATCGCAGGGTGGGGGGCATGGAAGGTATTTACGCCTTATCAGCCTGATGAGACGGCTGCTGCTGCATTAGCCGAAGTAGCGGATGCTGTGAAAGTAAATGAACAAGAACATTGGGTTGGTTTTGAGCCTGTAAAAAGAAGCGGAACTGGTGTCATTTTGTATCCAGGGGCGTTGGTGAAGCCCGAAAGTTATGCGCCCTTGGCACGCCGTCTGGCGGAAAAGGGTCATCATGTGATCATTGCAAAAATGCCACTGAACCTTGCTTTGATCTCCCCGGATTTAGCGAATGAAGTGCTAAAGGCATATCCGAAAGAAGCGTTTGTTATTGGAGGCCATTCGTTAGGCGGTGTGATGGCGGCCCGATATGCAGCTGCACATCCTGATCAGGTCAAAGGTGTATTTTTCCTCGCCTCCTACCCGGATAACAAGGGTAATTTAAAGGATAAAAATCTGCCCGTTATTTCTCTACTGGGAAGTGATGATGGAGTCGTCCAGATGGAAAATGTTCAAAGTGGAAGAACTTATTTACCAGCCAACACGCTGTATTTTACAGTTGAAGGGGGGAATCATGCCCAATTCGGCAGTTATGGTGTCCAAAAAGGGGATAATCCTGCAAAAATTAGCGCTGCCGAGCAATGGAATCAGACGGTAACGGCTTTACAGGACTGGATGAAAGAGAGTGTGGATGTGGCTGCTAAGAATCAGTAA
- a CDS encoding acyltransferase family protein, whose translation MTTSHDVQGESFFLNLRFLLIICVFAGNALEPLVGSLHIAQQWFSWIFMFHMPLFVLVTGYFAKSSLTGPAGQKVLLQIGMQYLIFQSLYSILDVALFHVPHIHHSFFAPYLLLWFLASHICWRLLMLTFQKIPPVLQLGISVLLGILVGYLPVDGIWLSVCRTFVYLPYFVAGYHLNYADVRRFFTTPVRIIAGIVSLLLMILAGTSYFGIPAGWLYGNMTYGELGHTEWYAGIYRIGIYGVQWIASMAFLSFVPAVTGRITEMGRRTLYVFLLHGLIVRTVVAKGVYEYIDTPVEVMLIVVCAAGLCCMLTMPWVRTATRPLIEPQVEWMLKPAPYPFRRSA comes from the coding sequence ATGACGACAAGCCATGATGTACAAGGGGAAAGCTTCTTTCTCAATCTGCGATTTCTGTTGATCATATGCGTATTTGCAGGAAATGCTCTGGAGCCTCTAGTCGGTTCACTTCATATTGCCCAACAATGGTTCAGCTGGATATTCATGTTCCATATGCCGTTGTTTGTACTCGTTACAGGCTACTTTGCCAAATCATCTTTGACCGGACCCGCAGGCCAAAAAGTTCTGCTTCAGATCGGTATGCAATATCTTATTTTTCAATCTCTTTATTCGATCTTGGATGTTGCACTCTTCCACGTTCCCCATATCCATCATTCGTTCTTTGCTCCTTATCTGCTCCTCTGGTTCCTTGCCAGCCATATCTGTTGGAGACTGCTGATGCTGACTTTTCAGAAAATACCACCTGTCCTCCAATTGGGTATATCCGTGCTGCTGGGTATCCTTGTCGGGTATCTCCCTGTGGATGGTATATGGCTGAGCGTATGCAGAACCTTTGTTTATTTACCTTACTTTGTAGCAGGTTATCATTTGAATTATGCGGACGTTCGACGGTTCTTCACAACACCAGTCCGCATAATCGCTGGCATTGTATCTCTTCTGCTTATGATACTGGCGGGAACGTCGTATTTCGGCATCCCGGCAGGCTGGCTGTATGGTAATATGACTTACGGTGAATTGGGCCATACCGAATGGTACGCAGGAATTTACCGCATCGGCATTTATGGAGTTCAATGGATAGCATCGATGGCGTTTCTAAGCTTTGTTCCGGCCGTGACAGGACGTATAACTGAGATGGGAAGACGGACACTATATGTCTTTTTACTCCATGGCTTGATCGTCCGTACCGTCGTTGCAAAGGGAGTCTACGAATATATAGATACTCCAGTGGAAGTCATGTTGATTGTAGTATGTGCTGCAGGTCTGTGCTGTATGTTGACCATGCCTTGGGTTCGAACTGCAACAAGACCTCTGATTGAGCCACAGGTAGAGTGGATGCTAAAGCCAGCTCCTTATCCTTTTAGACGGTCCGCGTAA
- a CDS encoding KGG domain-containing protein, producing the protein MARNQNQGKMSREEAGRMGGEATSKKHNKEFYQEIGKKGGEATANSHDKEFYQEIGKKGGDATAESHDKNFYRDIGRKGGRN; encoded by the coding sequence ATGGCACGTAATCAAAATCAGGGGAAAATGAGTCGCGAAGAAGCAGGTCGTATGGGTGGAGAAGCTACTTCCAAGAAGCACAATAAGGAATTTTATCAGGAGATTGGTAAAAAAGGCGGGGAAGCAACCGCAAACTCTCATGATAAAGAATTTTATCAGGAAATCGGCAAAAAGGGCGGCGATGCTACAGCTGAGTCGCATGACAAAAATTTCTACAGAGACATCGGTCGTAAAGGCGGCAGAAATTAA
- the ilvD gene encoding dihydroxy-acid dehydratase, producing MTAKTKMRSDMIKKGFDRAPHRSLLRAAGVKEEDFDKPFIAVCNSYIDIVPGHVHLQEFGKIVKQAIREAGGVPFEFNTIGVDDGIAMGHIGMRYSLPSREIIADSLETVVSAHWFDGMVCIPNCDKITPGMMMGALRVNIPTIFVSGGPMKAGKDKNGRSISLTSVFEGVGAYQAGKIDDQSLLELEQYGCPTCGSCSGMFTANSMNCLAEAMGLAMPGNGTILAVAEERKEFVKQSARQLMELIKLDLKPRDIVTKEAIDNAFALDMAMGGSTNTVLHTLALAHEAEVDYPIERINEVANRVPHLSKLAPASDYHIEDVHNAGGVSAVLNELLKKPGALHGDCITVTGKTIRENVEGQEILDTNVIHKLDNPYSERGGLAVLFGNLAPQGSIIKVGAVDPSVGGYHKGPAICFDSQEDALAGIANGKINEGHVVVIRYEGPKGGPGMPEMLAPTSQIVGMGLGAKVGLITDGRFSGASRGISIGHISPEAAEGGPIAFVEDGDIIELDLNNRKIELHITDEEFERRRANWKGFEPKVKTGYLARYSKLVTNASNGGIMKI from the coding sequence ATGACAGCTAAGACGAAAATGCGTTCCGATATGATTAAAAAAGGCTTTGACCGCGCTCCTCACCGCAGCTTGCTGCGTGCAGCGGGTGTCAAGGAAGAAGATTTTGACAAACCGTTTATTGCGGTATGCAACTCGTATATTGATATCGTACCGGGCCACGTCCATTTACAGGAATTTGGCAAAATTGTCAAGCAAGCCATTCGTGAGGCAGGCGGTGTACCATTTGAGTTTAACACCATCGGTGTAGATGACGGCATTGCCATGGGGCACATCGGTATGCGTTATTCTCTGCCGAGCCGTGAAATCATAGCTGACTCTCTGGAAACTGTCGTTTCCGCTCACTGGTTTGACGGCATGGTTTGTATTCCTAACTGTGATAAAATTACCCCTGGCATGATGATGGGCGCATTGCGCGTTAACATTCCAACTATTTTCGTCAGCGGCGGTCCTATGAAAGCTGGTAAAGACAAGAACGGACGCTCTATTTCCCTGACCTCCGTCTTTGAAGGCGTAGGTGCATATCAGGCTGGTAAAATCGACGATCAAAGCTTGCTTGAATTAGAACAATATGGCTGTCCGACATGTGGCTCCTGTTCAGGGATGTTCACAGCGAATTCCATGAACTGTCTTGCAGAAGCGATGGGTCTGGCTATGCCGGGTAACGGCACCATTCTCGCTGTAGCAGAAGAACGTAAAGAATTCGTTAAACAATCTGCACGCCAATTAATGGAATTGATTAAGCTGGATCTTAAACCACGTGATATCGTGACTAAAGAAGCTATTGATAATGCATTTGCACTGGATATGGCAATGGGCGGTTCCACGAATACCGTATTGCATACATTGGCACTTGCCCATGAAGCAGAAGTTGACTACCCTATCGAACGTATTAATGAAGTCGCAAACCGCGTACCTCATTTGTCCAAATTGGCACCTGCTTCCGACTATCATATCGAGGATGTTCATAATGCAGGCGGCGTAAGCGCAGTGCTAAATGAATTGTTGAAGAAACCGGGCGCACTGCATGGTGACTGTATTACTGTAACCGGAAAAACCATTCGTGAAAACGTAGAGGGTCAGGAAATTCTGGACACTAACGTTATCCATAAACTGGACAACCCGTATTCCGAACGTGGCGGTCTGGCTGTATTATTCGGTAATCTGGCACCGCAAGGCTCCATCATTAAAGTCGGTGCAGTTGATCCTTCGGTTGGTGGTTATCACAAAGGTCCTGCTATCTGCTTTGATTCACAGGAAGATGCACTGGCAGGTATCGCCAACGGTAAAATTAATGAAGGACACGTTGTTGTTATCCGTTATGAAGGTCCAAAGGGCGGACCTGGTATGCCTGAAATGCTCGCTCCAACTTCACAAATCGTGGGCATGGGGCTTGGTGCCAAGGTGGGTCTGATTACAGACGGACGCTTCTCAGGTGCTTCCCGTGGTATCTCCATCGGTCATATTTCCCCCGAAGCCGCAGAAGGCGGACCTATCGCTTTTGTTGAGGACGGCGATATCATTGAGCTGGACTTGAACAATCGTAAGATTGAGCTCCACATTACGGACGAAGAATTCGAACGTCGTCGCGCCAACTGGAAAGGCTTTGAGCCGAAGGTGAAAACGGGTTACCTGGCACGTTATTCCAAGCTGGTGACGAACGCAAGTAACGGCGGAATTATGAAAATCTAA
- a CDS encoding polysaccharide deacetylase family protein — MQTLLLWMFYISTFYAFIPALVSRIFGFRVFRRGKSEQEYALTFDDGPDPVYTSQLLDLLKRFDAKATFFVVGMNAEKYPELLKRMHDEGHLIGIHNYVHKSNWLMRPVTVRRQIAQTESVIRRVTGEGTTFYRPPWGIVNFFDISNTHGRRIVLWSSMFGDWKASIGAKQLAERMLKKLRGGEVMLLHDCGTTLGADAEAPQNMLIALEKLLRVAQERQLRSVRVDTLFCRQSVNQPTASEMFSTSWSKRTLVCGWLQYERLFHVLFRLRPVSQEDTIFYYRRRIYHGPNVNMENSRWLEKGDPVIELHFDNKKLFQLGSTAKSMVHLAIQLIRIVKKQLPDLAQRIVHDSEMKGVKAIYAVSMIHRGPEKLGFQVRELPKGLFKHVSTVYLKLLFRVIHPSGSEQLSEKKDVMVPKLIVMPMDTLFDRFHQGDSHCSDEALEQTDQRDVVHTLNCEVTEEANPVQTSVRASQAADTGSSN; from the coding sequence GTGCAGACTCTGCTGTTATGGATGTTTTACATTTCAACTTTTTATGCTTTTATTCCGGCGCTGGTTAGTCGTATATTTGGTTTCCGGGTGTTCAGGCGCGGCAAAAGTGAGCAAGAATATGCACTCACCTTTGATGATGGTCCTGATCCAGTGTATACATCACAGCTGCTTGATTTACTGAAGCGTTTTGATGCCAAGGCTACTTTTTTTGTTGTTGGGATGAATGCAGAAAAATACCCTGAACTTCTGAAACGCATGCATGATGAAGGTCATCTAATCGGTATTCATAATTATGTGCACAAATCGAATTGGCTTATGCGGCCTGTTACGGTCAGAAGACAAATTGCCCAGACAGAGTCAGTCATTCGTCGAGTAACTGGCGAGGGAACGACCTTTTATCGCCCACCTTGGGGGATAGTGAACTTTTTTGATATTTCCAACACCCATGGTCGTCGAATCGTATTATGGTCCTCCATGTTCGGAGATTGGAAGGCAAGCATTGGAGCGAAACAATTGGCGGAGAGAATGCTAAAAAAGCTGAGGGGGGGCGAGGTGATGCTGCTCCATGACTGTGGTACGACATTGGGGGCAGACGCGGAAGCGCCCCAGAATATGCTAATCGCACTGGAGAAGCTGCTGAGGGTCGCCCAAGAACGACAATTGCGCAGCGTACGGGTGGATACATTGTTTTGCCGTCAGTCTGTCAATCAACCTACTGCCTCCGAGATGTTCAGTACGAGCTGGTCAAAAAGAACGCTGGTATGTGGATGGCTCCAGTATGAGCGGCTATTCCATGTTTTGTTTCGTCTTCGTCCCGTAAGTCAGGAGGATACGATCTTTTATTATCGTCGCCGTATCTATCATGGGCCAAATGTAAATATGGAGAACAGCAGGTGGCTAGAAAAAGGGGACCCGGTAATCGAGCTTCATTTTGATAATAAAAAGTTATTTCAATTGGGGTCGACGGCAAAGTCGATGGTACATCTAGCTATTCAATTGATTCGGATTGTGAAAAAACAACTTCCTGATCTGGCCCAACGCATTGTACATGATTCTGAAATGAAGGGTGTAAAGGCGATCTATGCAGTAAGTATGATTCATCGGGGACCAGAGAAGTTGGGATTTCAAGTTCGGGAGCTTCCCAAAGGACTGTTCAAGCATGTGTCCACTGTATATCTAAAGCTGTTATTTCGTGTTATTCATCCTTCGGGTTCAGAGCAATTGAGTGAAAAAAAAGATGTAATGGTACCGAAACTGATTGTGATGCCAATGGATACCTTGTTTGACCGTTTTCATCAGGGAGACTCACACTGCTCAGACGAAGCTCTTGAGCAAACTGATCAGAGGGATGTTGTCCATACACTCAACTGTGAAGTGACCGAAGAGGCTAATCCTGTTCAGACATCAGTCAGGGCTTCACAAGCAGCGGATACAGGATCAAGCAATTGA
- a CDS encoding AI-2E family transporter translates to MLPLYKKYWRTVFDIGLIVLTVYLIMFVSSKLYQLAAPVFLSFVVFWCIEPAARYFHRKGMKKPFASALSVLLFIILLLAIFFGLGLILVTQFTKVAQNLPHYTQIIQTEFTRYLHLSQDKIAALPPGVTERVNDYFATATTIATKWAQLGLSFFIQFLSSFTVFMGNFAIAIILAFFLSMEINLWKGIARSKTPKTLKTAYLFLKNHVLKAISAFLKAQALLVGITFVLVFIGLLILQVDNALSLALVAALFDILPLLGVPVIFIPWAVYLFITGNTGLAVGLLIVMAVTVIVRQLAEPKITGNSIGVSSAYLMLSFAIISLSIFGLAGLILSPILIILLKELWQQGYLQQWIRFPTEEFDEPPFIVKIQEEDRVATRGTEED, encoded by the coding sequence ATGCTTCCATTGTACAAAAAATATTGGCGTACCGTTTTTGATATCGGTCTGATCGTATTAACCGTGTATTTAATTATGTTCGTATCCAGCAAACTCTATCAACTTGCCGCACCTGTGTTCCTTTCGTTTGTCGTGTTCTGGTGCATTGAACCTGCCGCTCGTTATTTTCATCGCAAGGGAATGAAGAAGCCCTTCGCGTCTGCGCTCTCCGTATTGCTGTTTATCATCCTTTTACTTGCTATTTTTTTCGGATTGGGCCTGATTCTGGTTACGCAATTTACGAAAGTCGCGCAAAACCTCCCACATTATACGCAGATTATCCAAACGGAATTCACGCGGTATCTTCATCTTTCTCAAGATAAAATTGCTGCTTTACCTCCGGGTGTTACCGAACGTGTAAATGATTATTTTGCGACTGCCACCACCATTGCTACGAAATGGGCACAGCTAGGATTATCCTTTTTCATACAGTTCCTCAGTTCTTTCACTGTTTTTATGGGCAACTTTGCCATTGCGATCATTTTAGCGTTCTTTTTAAGTATGGAAATTAATCTTTGGAAGGGCATTGCTCGTAGTAAAACACCCAAGACACTAAAAACGGCTTACCTTTTTCTGAAAAATCACGTACTAAAAGCCATCTCCGCCTTTCTCAAAGCTCAAGCTCTATTGGTAGGGATTACCTTTGTTCTCGTATTTATAGGTTTACTCATTTTGCAAGTGGATAATGCCCTATCGTTGGCGCTCGTGGCAGCTTTGTTTGATATCCTGCCCTTGTTGGGTGTGCCTGTTATTTTTATTCCGTGGGCCGTGTATTTGTTCATCACAGGCAATACTGGCCTGGCTGTAGGGTTGCTTATTGTCATGGCTGTCACGGTTATCGTCCGCCAGCTGGCAGAGCCTAAAATTACTGGTAACTCCATCGGTGTTTCATCTGCCTATCTGATGCTTTCCTTTGCCATTATATCGTTATCCATCTTCGGATTGGCCGGATTAATCCTGTCCCCAATTCTGATCATTTTGCTCAAGGAATTGTGGCAGCAAGGTTATCTGCAACAATGGATTCGGTTTCCGACAGAGGAATTTGATGAGCCTCCTTTTATCGTCAAAATTCAGGAGGAAGATCGTGTAGCTACTCGTGGAACTGAGGAAGATTGA
- a CDS encoding peptidoglycan D,D-transpeptidase FtsI family protein — MGVPRRGSSFIRKRRIAYMALGVMALLLILLFRLAWIQGTAGIHMSVYGGHSLKEMSARQRQEGISIDSGRGQFTDRHGQPLTGGVVWAPLLFPDVDGKAAIHGEELAKLLRTNKNQLLTRWKGLQSPLIWRDGGGEPVQINPHEAGKLLKLAPSLIELVPYAKRYRDLPNGRQWLGFLYERADRASELPMGAAGLERTLEPLLSGVGETFVSRFVDAQRRPLTHVPLRVSAPSNGHYPLQVQTTIDLPIQEQIEKLTESSHLAEGAVVVLDAGNADVLAMVSRPFYNPGHVDPQQKTDWSNRALKAITPGSIFKLVTAAAALESGVVQPQEQFHCHGTYGKYGLACWKKEGHGTLNLEEGLGVSCNSVFAHLGERLNPEQIQATASALGLGRTVGWQERNLAGLPQFRPLDHEEKGAVFGSHTNASDPGVRVQTAIGQRDVLVTPLQAANLIVTLLHDGQVRAPRIVKRISYADGSTLLELPTHAVPSSEGSRSIQTSTARMLREAMEKVVTQGTGASLRNKSWNLAGKSGTAQALKNGHPINHQWFIGYGPIERPRYAVAVLVQNASTHSTNQATALFGQVMDLLAQSSSVPRVATRSSS; from the coding sequence ATGGGTGTGCCGAGGCGTGGTAGCAGTTTCATTCGAAAACGTCGAATTGCATATATGGCCTTGGGGGTGATGGCGCTACTGCTGATTTTATTATTCCGACTGGCTTGGATTCAGGGGACAGCGGGCATTCATATGTCTGTTTATGGAGGGCATTCGCTTAAGGAAATGTCAGCACGTCAGCGACAGGAGGGCATTTCTATCGACTCTGGACGTGGACAGTTTACGGACCGGCATGGGCAACCCTTGACTGGCGGAGTCGTATGGGCGCCATTGCTTTTTCCCGATGTAGATGGCAAAGCGGCTATACATGGCGAAGAACTGGCTAAGCTACTGCGTACGAACAAGAATCAACTACTGACACGCTGGAAAGGACTGCAATCCCCGCTCATATGGCGTGATGGGGGCGGAGAGCCCGTACAAATCAATCCGCATGAAGCAGGCAAGCTGCTGAAGCTAGCCCCCTCGCTTATTGAGCTTGTACCTTATGCGAAACGTTACAGGGATTTGCCCAATGGCAGGCAATGGCTTGGCTTTCTGTATGAACGTGCCGACCGAGCGAGTGAACTGCCGATGGGGGCAGCCGGGCTGGAAAGAACGTTGGAGCCGCTGCTGAGCGGCGTCGGTGAAACGTTCGTCTCCCGATTTGTAGATGCGCAGCGTCGTCCATTGACTCATGTACCGCTGCGTGTCAGTGCTCCATCCAATGGTCACTATCCATTACAGGTACAGACTACAATTGATCTACCTATACAGGAACAGATTGAAAAGCTGACGGAATCTAGTCATTTGGCAGAAGGGGCGGTGGTAGTGCTTGATGCAGGCAACGCGGATGTACTGGCGATGGTGTCTCGTCCTTTTTATAATCCCGGTCATGTTGATCCCCAGCAAAAAACAGACTGGTCTAATCGTGCCCTCAAGGCGATAACGCCTGGTTCTATTTTTAAGTTGGTTACGGCTGCTGCTGCACTTGAATCAGGTGTTGTCCAACCGCAGGAACAATTCCATTGTCATGGAACTTATGGCAAGTACGGTTTGGCTTGCTGGAAAAAAGAAGGACACGGTACCCTGAACCTGGAGGAAGGGCTTGGCGTATCCTGTAATAGTGTGTTCGCTCATCTCGGTGAACGGCTTAATCCTGAGCAAATTCAGGCCACAGCCTCTGCATTGGGATTGGGCCGAACTGTGGGCTGGCAGGAGCGGAATCTTGCGGGGCTACCTCAATTCAGACCACTGGATCACGAAGAAAAGGGAGCCGTATTCGGCTCCCATACAAACGCGTCTGATCCGGGCGTACGTGTACAGACAGCTATCGGTCAGCGCGATGTGCTGGTAACGCCTCTCCAAGCTGCTAATCTCATCGTCACCTTGCTGCACGATGGTCAAGTACGTGCACCACGCATTGTAAAACGCATTAGCTACGCAGACGGTAGCACCTTACTGGAACTACCTACTCATGCTGTACCTTCATCCGAGGGTAGTCGCTCGATTCAGACATCGACGGCTCGCATGCTTCGTGAAGCAATGGAAAAGGTTGTGACACAGGGGACGGGTGCCTCCTTGCGTAATAAATCATGGAATCTGGCCGGCAAATCAGGTACCGCCCAAGCTTTGAAGAACGGTCACCCTATCAATCACCAGTGGTTTATAGGGTATGGTCCGATAGAGCGGCCTCGTTATGCGGTCGCCGTCCTTGTGCAAAATGCTTCAACACATTCTACAAATCAAGCTACAGCACTGTTCGGTCAAGTAATGGATCTACTAGCTCAATCTTCCTCAGTTCCACGAGTAGCTACACGATCTTCCTCCTGA
- a CDS encoding methyl-accepting chemotaxis protein, giving the protein MGLRKKEGNTVKRQPKKTDQMQGLKGSKVTMEKGEQTGAVSSKVAPWVAKATRKGTHNLKRLLKPERYSKDFMHLVKNYNPIRSVGMKLFLIFFAAIMLFVVSLGMLSYYKAKSTIEQNAATAYQQTVQQTSEKLDIILERFQDTSTQVFFDTELSDQLQKAVKQDKNPFASFVAMGEVNKKLTNLAFTNKAIDSMYLYPEETNLAAMGTGTQKDVRQEAWFKDILKNKGMVWLPTQVNDNGSKTFRLARSMNSMSGLGGTYVLVMDLKSSAVEDELKGINLGSGSMISLVTDKGEFVGSNNESLTGGKTKLDYVSKLEGIEGNQIMEQEADGKKQSVLAVHNTLGTSKWILVGVVPVSELVRDAKGILTTTWIFAAVAALIALFIGLWIVRLVARPLTHLKDLMVEGAKGNLQIRTNYKAQDEIGQLSESFDMMMEQITLLVQQTNASAQEVLNTAIELGDASKKTAISAKEIAAATEEIAHGAASLATEAERGSGLTGNISQQMDTVMASNYEMSLVAQEVEQSSEKGTIQLKNLLGKTRVTEETTHALVGKVDELKQTTSDVFKVLDVLQDIAKQTNILSLNATIEAARAGTAGRGFMVVANEVRQLAEQSRQAIRTATGITNNIVNEMNETVQALSEVYPLFREQMGAVQETTDIFQSVQQQMGEFALRLGTVTASIHHLSESQTTLSEAMTNVSAVAEQSSATSQEVASLSTEQANIGNQLVGLSDKLEGVSVNLKEQLSRFTV; this is encoded by the coding sequence ATGGGTTTACGGAAAAAAGAGGGGAATACAGTAAAAAGGCAACCCAAGAAAACGGATCAAATGCAGGGTTTGAAAGGCAGTAAAGTGACCATGGAAAAAGGGGAACAAACGGGTGCGGTGTCTTCGAAGGTTGCCCCCTGGGTAGCTAAAGCGACTCGTAAAGGTACACACAATTTAAAGCGTTTACTTAAGCCGGAAAGGTACAGTAAAGATTTCATGCATTTGGTCAAAAACTATAATCCGATACGTTCGGTTGGAATGAAGTTGTTTCTGATCTTTTTTGCGGCAATTATGTTATTTGTGGTCAGCTTGGGGATGCTCTCATACTACAAGGCTAAAAGTACGATTGAGCAAAATGCAGCTACGGCTTATCAGCAGACCGTTCAGCAAACTTCAGAAAAGCTTGATATTATTCTAGAGCGCTTTCAAGATACATCGACACAGGTATTTTTCGATACTGAATTAAGTGATCAGTTGCAAAAGGCTGTAAAGCAAGATAAAAATCCCTTTGCATCTTTTGTTGCTATGGGCGAAGTGAATAAGAAGCTAACGAATCTTGCTTTTACGAATAAAGCGATTGATTCAATGTACTTGTACCCGGAAGAAACCAATTTAGCTGCTATGGGCACCGGAACACAAAAGGATGTACGGCAGGAAGCGTGGTTTAAGGATATTTTGAAAAACAAGGGAATGGTTTGGCTACCTACGCAGGTGAATGACAATGGTAGCAAGACCTTTCGTCTGGCACGCTCCATGAACAGCATGTCCGGGTTGGGAGGGACTTATGTTCTGGTTATGGATTTAAAGTCCAGTGCGGTGGAGGACGAGTTAAAAGGTATTAATTTGGGCTCAGGCAGTATGATTAGCCTTGTGACAGACAAGGGTGAGTTTGTAGGCTCTAACAATGAGAGCTTGACAGGAGGGAAGACAAAGCTGGATTACGTTTCCAAGCTTGAAGGAATCGAAGGAAATCAAATTATGGAGCAGGAAGCAGACGGCAAAAAGCAAAGTGTGCTTGCGGTTCATAATACGCTGGGAACTTCCAAGTGGATTCTCGTGGGTGTAGTACCTGTATCTGAGCTGGTGAGAGACGCTAAGGGGATTCTAACCACAACCTGGATATTTGCTGCAGTGGCTGCACTCATTGCATTGTTCATTGGCCTGTGGATCGTGCGCCTCGTGGCTCGTCCATTGACACATCTGAAGGATTTAATGGTCGAAGGCGCCAAAGGCAACTTGCAAATCCGAACGAACTATAAGGCTCAGGATGAAATTGGGCAGTTGTCAGAAAGCTTTGATATGATGATGGAGCAAATTACATTGCTGGTACAACAGACGAATGCCTCAGCTCAGGAAGTTCTGAATACAGCGATTGAACTAGGCGATGCCTCGAAGAAGACAGCCATTTCAGCCAAAGAAATTGCAGCAGCAACGGAAGAGATTGCTCACGGCGCCGCCAGTTTGGCAACAGAGGCTGAACGTGGCAGCGGACTAACCGGGAATATATCTCAGCAAATGGATACGGTGATGGCTTCCAATTATGAAATGAGTCTGGTCGCACAAGAAGTTGAACAATCCAGTGAAAAAGGGACCATTCAGCTGAAAAATCTATTGGGCAAGACTCGGGTTACGGAAGAAACTACACATGCTCTGGTGGGCAAAGTAGATGAACTGAAGCAGACAACTTCGGATGTATTTAAGGTGCTGGACGTACTACAGGATATTGCGAAACAAACGAATATTCTATCACTGAATGCGACGATTGAAGCGGCACGAGCGGGGACGGCGGGGCGTGGTTTTATGGTGGTAGCTAATGAAGTTCGGCAGTTGGCTGAACAATCACGTCAAGCTATTCGTACGGCTACAGGCATTACTAACAACATCGTCAATGAAATGAATGAAACGGTACAGGCATTATCTGAGGTGTACCCGCTGTTCCGGGAACAGATGGGAGCCGTGCAGGAAACAACGGACATTTTCCAATCGGTGCAGCAGCAAATGGGAGAGTTCGCGCTACGATTGGGAACGGTCACTGCCTCCATTCATCATCTGAGTGAATCCCAGACCACTTTGTCCGAGGCAATGACCAATGTAAGTGCGGTGGCCGAGCAATCCTCGGCTACTTCGCAGGAAGTCGCTTCGCTCAGCACTGAGCAGGCCAATATTGGTAATCAACTGGTAGGTTTGTCGGATAAGCTGGAAGGAGTATCGGTGAATTTGAAGGAACAGCTTTCGCGGTTTACGGTGTAG